One Nicotiana sylvestris chromosome 12, ASM39365v2, whole genome shotgun sequence genomic window carries:
- the LOC138883574 gene encoding uncharacterized protein, which produces MAMDVQALASQFLRLNISEPSRVMACLVSWSSLFDHIRERHDDDHHLLVLKGKVLHDDARDVTIGDDRELRMHARICVPNVDGLRELILEEAHSSRYSIHPGDAKMYQDLRKHHWWRRMKKDIVGFVARCLNCQQVKYEH; this is translated from the coding sequence atggcgatggatgttcaagccttagccagccagtttttGAGATTgaatatttcggagcccagtcgggtcatGGCTTGtttggtttcttggtcttccttgtttgatcatatcAGAGAGCGTCATGATGATGAccatcatttgcttgtcctcaagggcAAGGTTttgcatgatgatgccagagatgtgaccattggtgatgacagGGAATTGAGGATGCATGCTCGGATATGcgtacctaatgttgatgggcttcgggagttgattttggaggaggcccatagttcgcggtattccatccatccgggtgacGCAaaaatgtaccaggatttgaggaagcaccattggtggaggaggatgaagaaagatatagttgggtttgtagctcgatgcctcaattgtcagcaggtgaaatatgagcattag
- the LOC138883575 gene encoding uncharacterized protein: MANKENDGVDLAANDAKQWFRSLPTGSINTWEDITRKFLDKYFSPTKIGKFIMEIHNFYQKEREMVFEAWERFKEIKTLEEVVLILDELSEDVNQWPVESNDKRKSVEVHQVDSNTSMQTHLDTMAKGIRMLILAKQNNPRLQDQGPLGFQNQQRQQYQLPQPNQSSMEDLMKAFINKTDEKFHTRGTAIQNLESQMGQIANLLFERDPGTLPSDTEKNPKEIIKVVVNKQTETPVEKKSEEQKGQISGVQKEIEESSHMSALPFPQKMKREKLDKCFGRFLEMLKQFYVNIPFIEVLTQMLAYAKFLKEILSSKRKLEKTTVVKLNGPCSAILKIKILKKCRDPGSFTIPCSLGSDKFDKALYDSGVSINIMPQSAFKKLKGELGLIKSIPVSLQLADQITILPKGIIEDILVRVDKFVFPIDFIVVDLEVNKDVPLILWRSFYVQAAILDIYEGQLMFRMGNEKVVFRMKRMMKYPSDEASAYSCFKLDVIGKLAEKYNTLEDEDPEIRKEAEVLETEDQVVDDEELKEEACTQEQKLGELLKKHKKAIDWSIPDIKGISPAICMPKFCWKKIASKWCSPNAS, encoded by the exons ATGGCAAATAAAGAGAATGATGGAGTAGACTTAGCTGCAA ATGACGCGAAGCAATGGTTTCGTAGCTTACCCACAGGTTCGATTAATACATGGGAAGATATCACCAGGAAGTTTCTCGACAAGTACTTTTCACCTACAAAAATAGGGAAGTTCATAATGGAAATCCATAATTTTTACCAGAAGGAGAGAGAAATGGTTTTTGAAGCTTGGGAAAGATTCAAGGAGATA AAAACTCTAGAGGAGGTTGTCTTAATCCTTGATGAGTTATCTGAGGATGTTAATCAGTGGCCAGTTGAAAGTAATGACAAAAGAAAATCCGTTGAGGTTCACCAGGTGGACTCTAACACATCCATGCAAACCCATCTAGACACAATGGCAAAGGGGATAAGAATGCTGATATTGGCCAAG CAAAATAATCCCAGACTCCAGGATCAAGGACCACTAGGTTTTCAGAACCAGCAGAGGCAGCAATACCAGCTACCACAACCAAATCAGTCAAGTATGGAAGATCTCATGAAGGCATTCATCAATAAAACAGATGAAAAATTCCATACTCGGGGCACTGCTATCCAGAACTTAGAAAGCCAAATGGGACAGATTGCAAATTTGTTATTTGAGAGGGATCCTGGGACTCTTCCCTCTGACACTGAAAAGAACCCAAAGGAAATAATCAAAGTT GTGGTTAACAAGCAGACTGAGACACCAGTAGAGAAAAAGAGTGAAGAGCAAAAGGGCCAGATTAGTGGGGTACAAAAGGAGATTGAAGAAAGTAGTCATATGTCAGCTCTACCATTCCCTCAAAAGATGAAGCGGGAGAAACTTGACAAATgttttgggcgattcttggagatgCTCAAACAATTTTATGTGAACATTCCCTTCATAGAGGTACTCACTCAGATGCTTGCTTATGCAAAGTTCTTGAAGGAAATCTTATCTAGCAAGAGAAAATTAGAGAAGACAACAGTTGTCAAGCTGAATGGCCCATGTAGTGCCATATTGAAAATCAAAATTCTCAAAAAGTGCAGAGACCCAGGAAGCTTCACCATACCATGCTCATTAGGGAGTGATAAATTTGACAAGGCCCTTTACGATTCTGGTGTGTCTATAAATATAATGCCTCAGTCCGCGTTCAAGAAACTGAAAGGTGAGCTTGGATTGATCAAATCAATACCAGTGTCACTACAATTGGCTGACCAGATCACCATTTTACCTAAGGGAATCATTGAGGATATTCTAGTGCGGGTGGATAAATTTGTATTCCCCATAGACTTTATTGTGGTAGATCTGGAGGTGAACAAGGATGTGCCTCTAATTCTATGGAGGTCATTTTATGTACAGGCAGCTATCCTTGATATTTATGAGGGGCAACTTATGTTCAGAATGGGCAATGAAAAAGTGGTGTTCCGGATGAAGAGGATGATGAAATACCCCAGTGATGAGGCATCCGCCTACTCGTGTTTCAAGCTAGATGTTATTGGCAAATTGGCTGAAAAATACAA CACATTGGAGGATGAAGATCCTGAAATAAGGAAAGAGGCTGAAGTACTTGAAACTGAGGATCAAGTGGTTGATGATGAAGAACTAAAAGAGGAGGCTT GTACACAGGAACAAAAGTTGGGGGAGCTGCTGAAAAAGCACAAGAAGGCCATTGACTGGAGTATACCTGATATTAAAGGAATCAGTCCAGCTATTTGCATGCCAAAATTCTGTTGGAAGAAAATAGCAAGCAAGTGGTGCAGCCCTAATGCAAGTTGA